The nucleotide window CATGAGTCTCCTCACCTGCTCGTCTGTGGTAATCACCGGCCCTCCTTGCACTTAAAGGCCGTCAGATTACCAACTTCCGAGCTTCGGGACCCGGTCAATGTAATTGTCGTTGCCGGTCAATGTAATTGTCGCTGATCAGGCCTGCGTCGATTTCTTCTGGAACGCATGGACCACCCAGATTTCGTCAGCGAGCTGCACGGCGTAGACCACGCGGAACGCATCGCCGTGGAACGGCAGTGCAATCTCGAACACGCCTGAGCCCAGGCCGTGCATCGGCTTCGCAATGTCGGCCTTTGCGCCTTCGGCAGCAATCGTCAAGGCCGTCGAAAAAAGGGGACAGACACCTGTTCTCATAGAAATTTGAATATTGCTTGAAAAGAGGTGTCTGTCCCCTTTTTTAGCCCTGATCCACGAAACGGGCCGTGTTTTCCGAATCATTTGTCGCCGCCCGGCTCATAGTGCTCAAAGAGGGATGTTGTCATATATGACAACACTTGTCAAGGCCTGCCATCGAAAATCGTACATCAGGGAGATCACTCGGCCAAAATCAATTCATTCCGTTGAAATGCAGATTCAAAGATACGACCCCCATTGACACGGTAGCACATCGAAATTCGAGTCTTGTATTCCAACTTTGAACCCCTGGCCGCCGTGGCGCATTGGTCCGTGATTTCCGTTCTTCGACTTGGAACTCCTGGCCGCCGTGGCGGGTTGGACCTTGGACTTTGAACTTCTTTTTATTCTGCGTCATCCTCGAAATCTGTGGATGAAACAATTGTCGAATGTCGGCACCTCACCTGAAAGTCCTGGATTTCCGTTCTTCGACTTGGAACTTTGAACTTGGAACTTGGAACTGGTCTCCCCTATCCCCTAAAACCTTCGCGCCGCCGCGGTGAACATCATCTGATGTCCGACTTGGCGGATTGCCAGTCGCGATGGGACGAATCGGTCTACGGGGTCAATACTGAGGCTGAAAAGGGAGGTCTAAGCGTGAAAAAGGCCATCTTATGCAAGGTATCTTCTTTGTAAAGAGAAGTTAGCTTGGTCCGACCCCATTATTTTATCCCAAGTGATGAGATTCGCGATCGCTCTCTTCTGGCTTACTGAACTGCAGACCTTTGAACGAAAGAAGTTAAGCTCTCCAAGGCGAGCCGTTCTATCCCATAGCGAGCCGCTAAAGTGTTCCGGATGATCGTGACCGTGGAGGACCAAGACTGGGTGATGACTTGCTAGCTTCCTTATGGCACCCCCAAGCCGTCTGGAATCGGTCTCGTCGGGCCATCTATGTGAAAGAATCACGACGGCTGATCCTGCCGCCTTACAAGATAGATCTAAGCCATCCAACTGCTCTTTGATTTCAAGGCAGTCCTTCGAGGTATTTAATCCAATAAATGTCAAGTCGCCAAGTTGCTGGACCCACGGTGTCTTGTGGGTCCACTGGTACAGCAGGTTAAATGTCTCATTGCGATCATGATTCCCTGGAACTGACAATTTCAACTTCTGGGGCCAATCGTTCCATGTTGCGGGTACTTGGGTTGTCATACCGGACGCACAATCACCAGTCAGAGCAATGACGTCTGTGTGTTCCTGAGAAATGGCAAGCGCTTCGAGCCGTCTCATCGTCTCACTTTGTGCGTGCGGGTCTGATATATGGAGAATTGTGACCATAAATGTGCAGTCGTTGGAACCTAACACTGCCGACAGGGCATTTAAGCGTGCTGCAAATGGAGGCGTCAAACTGGGTCCTGGCTACTGTTACCCCTTTCTTGTTGAAGAAATTGGGGACTGCTCCAGCGCGCAGAATTGGATTTGCTCCGAATGGAGGCACCCCCGCCGAAAACCCAAGAATGAGCCGATAAACTGACCCCGATTAGAACAGGGAGTTTTTCGGCAAAATAGATTTTGGAGATGCGACGCCAATCTGTTTTTCGAAGGATGCCACCAAGAGTCTTCGGCCACAAACTGGCCTGCTGGATTGGGAGGAGTTTGCGCATCCTCCAAATCGTCATGTTGTTATGTCATACCAGGAGACACAGGAGCCGCTAGGGTTTTTCTGAACCAAAGAATCGCGGCCTCTCCTCTCTTCTGGTCAATAGGATCCATGTCACGTGCATGGCCCAAAGGGTTTCGATAATTCTTTAGTGCCAGAAAGTGGGATTTCAAGTCCTCGCGGCTGCCGAATCGATCTGTGAACAGCTCCCAGTTCTTATCGATGATTTTATGGTAGTCCATAATGTCAGCATACTGGAGACGAATGAGAGGATCATCGATCCGAGTGATTACTTTGGAACGATTACGCTCGTTAATTCGCTCCTTGACAGTGTTTTGCACATCGCCTGGCACTGCGCTCTTCCAATAGTCTGCTCCAAGTTGACAAAAGAGAATCTCGTGCACGACTCGACGGAGCTTGACTTCGATTTCGTCAACAGCAAGACGCGCCAGGTCACGAGGCACTGGAGCGCCAGAGTCATAAATATCTCCCTCGCCGACAGCCTTCAGGATTTCAGCCCAAATCAGTTCGGTTCTTTGCTGGAGGAACGCATCGTAATCGTCATCCCAGATAGGTGAATCAGGACCGCACGGAATTAGGTGTGAACGTAATGCCGTTTCGAAGATTGGGCTTTCGCCATTGGTATCCCTGAAGTCCGCAAAGTACTCAGAGGGCGGTCGGTCTTTGATCTTATTGTTTAAGTCCGCCGGCAGAAAACAGAAGTTTGGCAGGAGATGAACCTCTTCGACTTTGCGCTTAAGCCCCTTCCTGAGGAAATTCTTTGGAAAAATGTGGTGAGCATTCGGGTCCTTAATTTCGCTGAAGTGGTCTTTGGCAAGAGATATGTCTGTCCCCGTAACAAGGTGTTTTGGCTTGGCTTGAGCGAAAAGGCACAAAATCGCATTTCGGGCCGCTCCGGAAGTGCGGTTCATTCTCATCCTCCGGATTTCGTCCTTATTGACCGTTAACGGATAGTTGGGCAGATCTAGTTTGCCGCCAATGAGGTCTCGGAAGCCCTTAGTATCGTTGGCCATCTGTGAAGTTTGAGACTTCGCATATCTTTCTGAGAACGCAGACCGCCAAAACCATCTATCGATCCATGTCTTATGTTCAATTGGGACATTTGTTCCGTGCTCTGAAAAATAGCAAGCGAGAACTGCCAACATCGCATCGTAAGGGATCATAGCCCGTCTGATGACCCCATAGTTATCGCGCATCCAGTCGATTGCGTCACCGAGCGCCTTCGAAACGAGGGGCCAGAGTTCCTGCACCTTCCCGCTCGTGAGCTTAAGCTCGTGCTCTGTCTTGCATTGGCCAAAGGCTACAAGCGACATCGCCTGTATGAACGTGATCGGCTCTACTCTTCCGAAGTCAGTACGTTCTTCGATGCGCTTATTGAAGTCCCTGACCGAGGTAGCCAAATCGAATGCTTCGGACCAACAGTTGGCGGCAACAAGCTCGAACCGCGTAAGGCGTTTTCCGCCCTGGTTAATTCGTTGGAAGACATCGACTGCATCCTCCAATTCCAAATCGAAGACCCTGACTACAGAAAAGGGATAGGTTCTAAAGCGCTCGCGAGCTAGTGATACTGTGTCCTTTTTTTCGCGGGGCAGCTGGTCTCGAATGTCATCATAGATTCGCGTGTTGTCGCACAAAATGTCACGGAGCGAAACATATCTCAAATTGTCTGGGTCAATCTCGTCAAAGACTCGAATCAGCCGGCGCTCTTCGGGATCACCGTTTTCGTATTTGGCCGCTCCGTCGATGTCGAGACAGATACGCGCATAGTCATTATTATTGATGATCGTACCTTTGAACGTTGCCCAGATGGAAGTCACGCGTTGCTGACCATCTAGGATAAAGAAGAGTTCCTGATCTGGGGATGGTGGAGGGAGTGAAAGGCTCCTAATGTCACGAAATAAGGTTACATATTCACGGCTGGCTTTCCAATAGAAGAAACTGCCAATCGGGTAGCCCTTATATATGCTGTCCACAAGGTCGATGACCTTTGAGGGGCTCCACACGAACTCTCGTTGGAATGGCGGCAATCTAACACGGCCATTCTCGATATCATTCATAAGTGTAGAAAAGTAGTACTTGCCAGGATCAATCGGCTCGCGTTGCGGCATTTATCTCCGCCTCCTTCATTAGCTGAATTTCAGTTCTCATGGTCCGGTCGAACGGGAACATACGCCTGACCGCATCTAAGTGCAAGGCACTGTGGAGCCTTCAGTGCTGGGGGCTCCCACGAACCCCGGAAGTCGCTGGATTCGTCAAACCCGCATATCATCGAGAAACTCCGAGCCCGGATCGACACTCGTGACAAGCAGGTGGTCTCTTGCCCGGGTACAGGCGACGTAGAGCAAGTGGCGCTCAGTGTCATAAACCTCCTGCAGATCGGCGTCGTCGCCGACCGTCTCGATACGTTCCTGCAAGGGAATTACCTCGTCATCGCAGGCCATCACGACCACGGCG belongs to Terriglobia bacterium and includes:
- a CDS encoding DUF262 domain-containing protein translates to MPQREPIDPGKYYFSTLMNDIENGRVRLPPFQREFVWSPSKVIDLVDSIYKGYPIGSFFYWKASREYVTLFRDIRSLSLPPPSPDQELFFILDGQQRVTSIWATFKGTIINNNDYARICLDIDGAAKYENGDPEERRLIRVFDEIDPDNLRYVSLRDILCDNTRIYDDIRDQLPREKKDTVSLARERFRTYPFSVVRVFDLELEDAVDVFQRINQGGKRLTRFELVAANCWSEAFDLATSVRDFNKRIEERTDFGRVEPITFIQAMSLVAFGQCKTEHELKLTSGKVQELWPLVSKALGDAIDWMRDNYGVIRRAMIPYDAMLAVLACYFSEHGTNVPIEHKTWIDRWFWRSAFSERYAKSQTSQMANDTKGFRDLIGGKLDLPNYPLTVNKDEIRRMRMNRTSGAARNAILCLFAQAKPKHLVTGTDISLAKDHFSEIKDPNAHHIFPKNFLRKGLKRKVEEVHLLPNFCFLPADLNNKIKDRPPSEYFADFRDTNGESPIFETALRSHLIPCGPDSPIWDDDYDAFLQQRTELIWAEILKAVGEGDIYDSGAPVPRDLARLAVDEIEVKLRRVVHEILFCQLGADYWKSAVPGDVQNTVKERINERNRSKVITRIDDPLIRLQYADIMDYHKIIDKNWELFTDRFGSREDLKSHFLALKNYRNPLGHARDMDPIDQKRGEAAILWFRKTLAAPVSPGMT
- a CDS encoding type II toxin-antitoxin system RelE/ParE family toxin, translating into MIRKTRPVSWIRAKKGDRHLFSSNIQISMRTGVCPLFSTALTIAAEGAKADIAKPMHGLGSGVFEIALPFHGDAFRVVYAVQLADEIWVVHAFQKKSTQA
- a CDS encoding metallophosphoesterase is translated as MTPPFAARLNALSAVLGSNDCTFMVTILHISDPHAQSETMRRLEALAISQEHTDVIALTGDCASGMTTQVPATWNDWPQKLKLSVPGNHDRNETFNLLYQWTHKTPWVQQLGDLTFIGLNTSKDCLEIKEQLDGLDLSCKAAGSAVVILSHRWPDETDSRRLGGAIRKLASHHPVLVLHGHDHPEHFSGSLWDRTARLGELNFFRSKVCSSVSQKRAIANLITWDKIMGSDQANFSLQRRYLA